The genomic window GTGACAGGCCCAGAATGCTCGGAAACTGAAGCAACTTCATTGCCTCCTTCGTACACTTTGACGTTGCCCTGGCTGGTAGCAAAGAAGAGCTTTGGTCCATTCCACAAGGTATTTGTGACCGCCTCATTGATGGGCAGCTGCCTTTCCAGCTTGTCTGCTTCAATAGAATAAATAGCAGCCTCGCCTTTGAGACCACCTAGAGCGGCATATCCTCCTTCGAGATCGATGGAAGTCGTTTCCGATACGGGTAGCGCGCTAGAGGCAGTCGTATCAAATGCGGATATGTCATCAGAAGTAGCCCAGCCTTCGGGAACAGGCCGCTTCTTTCGCCCCTTTGATAAGCTAGAAATCGCGTTATTAGCATGAATGCAGCATCATGGAGGGCGAATGTCAGGCACATACGACGCATGAACTTCATCCACCTTCTCGGCAAGTGCCTCGGGGAGACCTTCGACGCTATCCACAACCATCTCTTCGCCATTGATAGCACCGTCTGTGACTGTTACCTTGCTGAGGGAGTCTCTGGCTTCGTCCCTCTCTTTGCTCAAACGCGCAATGACGCGAACAGCAGCGTCATGTTGGTAAAGTGCGGTTGCCAATTCTTCCCTAGTTCGGGCAAGTTGCTCTTTCAGGTTATATGTTTCCAGAGCAAGATTGTCCCACTCGTTTTGAAAAGTCGCCAAAAGCGCGGGTATTGATGTTAGTGtaggagggcgagggcggACGACGCGCGAGGACTGGATGGAAAGAAGATCATCGGCCGTGAGAGCCTCACCGGTGCTGGGTTCGGTGCCATGATCGTTGATGTATTGTTCGATAAGTCTCTTCTCGTAGACAACTCCTAGAGGGATGTCAGGACAGACTGGAAATGGCATCAGCAAACAAGGTTTCCTACCAGACTTCTTGGACACGACGGGCTCTTGGGGAGCTTCCCCGGAAactggatgatgatgttaGCATAAATATACTCATTTTGATACGTGACAGGCCTCTCGTACTTCCACAAAGCATGGCGACTGATGCTGAAAGCTATCCCAGCATTCAATGGTATCTTGTCGAGCCGTCACAGAATCGCGCTGGCCCTGCCTGCACCTGCGACTACAAGGTACTGACTGTCCCGATTGAGATTTTCCGGTTCGCGAAGCAGAGAGCACGGACCACTACGAGATGCTGGTTGCGACAGGTGGATCACGTGaagtgtactccgtacagcgtGTCTCTCCCCATGATCGATGGCAGCAACTCTGTCAACCTTTTGCTTCTATGTAGGCCtcaaagacgaaaaaaatTAGATGACAACTCAAATGTACCATTATGCTTGTGCATTGAATGTAAGGCAATTGTATACAGTAATCTAGCATTTTCTGCTCATAAGTGCATCCACCACCTTATGCTCTAACTCGAAGTCCCGCGCCGGAGAGCTCCGATCCTCAGGCGATCGTCGCAATGCCCCGGGGCCCGTAATGTGTGCACATGTGATGTTGACCATAAAACTGGATGACGAACTTGTAtgccttggctgctgcgaTAATTCCAAGAATACTTGATTTGCTATCTTGGTCGTTTTCGGCCACTTCTTTGCGGTCCCCCTATGTAATATTCAGCAAACGGCTTCCAAAGGCCAACTCTCCAACATGGCACACAAGCTCCCTCAGATCGGCGTCTTGCAGTCACTGTCCGAAGATGCTCAGACAAAGACGTTGGATCTCCTCTTTGAGCCCAGCCCGGCCATTCACTCGACTCTCTTGCCGGTGGTACGGAACGCCGAATACTCATCATACTCGGAGCTGATAGATGAATGCCGGCCGGCGCTGTTCGATCTCTCAAGCAAGTCTACGCCATCCAACCCCAACCCCGTCTTGTTGTCGGTTGTTGGCTCTCACCCACGGCTAGGTTCCAAAAAGGTCGACTCGGCACAGTCAGCTTCGGAGCAAGCCAATCTTCAAGGCCAGGGAGAGCAGCTCACAGAGCTCAACCGCGAATATGAAGAAAAGTTTCCCGGTCTGCGATTCGTCGTTTTTGTCAACGGCAGAGGGCGGCCTGAGATTATGAAGGACATGAGAGCACGCATTGACCGCGGGGACTTTGCGATGGAAGTTGACGCGGCGCTCGAGGTAAATAACTCTCGAATAATGGTGTCAAGCCTGTAGTAGAATGCTAATTCATGCTAGGCTATGTGCGACATTGCAAAGGACAGAGCGTCCAAGCTTTTGGCATGAGACGCAGTCGAGACCACTGTTTGCTATAAATTTACTCTGCAAGAAAGGCAGAAAACGAGGCGTAGAAGCAATCTCTATCAATTGATTTCATTTCCCTGATTAGAGATATTGGATTTAGTCGGCGCTGTGTAA from Metarhizium brunneum chromosome 2, complete sequence includes these protein-coding regions:
- the PRP19 gene encoding Pre-mRNA-processing factor 19, which gives rise to MLCGISGEAPQEPVVSKKSGVVYEKRLIEQYINDHGTEPSTGEALTADDLLSIQSSRVVRPRPPTLTSIPALLATFQNEWDNLALETYNLKEQLARTREELATALYQHDAAVRVIARLSKERDEARDSLSKVTVTDGAINGEEMVVDSVEGLPEALAEKVDEVHASLSKGRKKRPVPEGWATSDDISAFDTTASSALPVSETTSIDLEGGYAALGGLKGEAAIYSIEADKLERQLPINEAVTNTLWNGPKLFFATSQGNVKVYEGGNEVASVSEHSGPVTGLSVHPGADILASVGTDKSIVFYDLATMKRASRAFADASLTTCTFHPDGHLFAAGTVSGDIKLYMTKNLDQAAIFKLGAPVQALVFSENGFWLAATAKGQTTVTIFDLRKEGDAATAKVLETGGSVQSLAWDYTGQYLATGGASGVTVQQYTKSSKKWSEPFRNSTPAVGVRWGESARKLVAVNGEGVVSVFGVKE